In the Acropora muricata isolate sample 2 chromosome 1, ASM3666990v1, whole genome shotgun sequence genome, one interval contains:
- the LOC136917650 gene encoding cell adhesion molecule DSCAML1-like isoform X2, which produces MLSGTVFIIVLLWSVGSRNVTVQTADIPWALHFTEEPMDTRFAHTRSAILNCRVEDRPKAQIKWRLVRTGRSITQNITGVRLLLPNGSLYFPPFRQGSFDPSIHSADYQCIVTNRAGMIASRIAKLRAVVVEPYLVYAQDSYIIRGNNAVIKSVISEHALDYVQVISWHDGRKEIAFGGKYFLMPSGDLVITNVKDADKSSMFYCTTVNKLTGEKVFSNPARLFLKDPPKSSPPRLLIDALNLTVLEGDVSELQCTASGYPVPAVVEYSWKKDGKPLQMGNRFSMFAGGSLRIEQTTFQDQGLYECVVKNSRGSAAISVHLTVRVPLRFVVRPQRKITTVSQTSGFIMECKVSGQPRPNITWLHNGSPLTSTSGGRISFTSERLEYAVIYSKDLGVFQCLADNGLETVQSSAMLITAERNPTVSSSVQLVVLKQGESLSVWCRAFSQSTPEITWYLDGEQVYNGAQYGITNTQLSDGGMPGDKGTQSTLTAPTMKVEKTGEYKCVACNIGNCTSQVIPVYIDGTANITSLANVINAVRGQAVQLPCTGKGYPLPLIVHWSKSGITIPFDKRHTVSEKKTLTIFRVQKGDEGTYRCRVVNAANKEDERFIEVVVNELPNINIHANQPEWHEGTEGSLTCSYSASSHGEVIIQWLKDGNELTSNIYPLSDLSMSVVKLKNVSAADSGNYTCIASNNVGTTSVSINMVVFVPPKIIQEPVNQQVLKSYTSYLTCATSGTPPARVDWSKLSLGFKPVSMDQPRFEKMLNGTLVIRNTTDEDRGKYLCTARNGVSDKSVSRPVQLTVHVPASIVIAPANKTANVSANVIITCVAVGNLPIELEWFNRSTQMAENPRVKIKRSTESKSYRVNSTLTVERLVLEDTRQYSCRVKNTFGKDVRTFHIKAQQRPYPPSKPEVEVVTASSVYLTWRRRFDGNAAIIEYTVECKLTSQRWEQSTKRVVLGSAPGFNWTGLRPASKYNFRVYSRNALGTSEPSVFITTETREGAPSKPPNLVNVTAISSKEIYVRWEPPPPDSRNGVIRGYYITYKQSNKHYRRKNFTVDGGKVRNYVISNLHPFTGYQIEIQAFTRAGVSPVLRNAKAVVTHEDVPSQPPTSVSITVLSSQSLKITWNKPPSNAINGKLLGYRVYYHSIKDPENVFNITVNDPNERNVTLTRLAKFSTYKISVVAFTRKGEGVASPARRGTTLEDIPGPPSNVHAVPVSIKTIRVLWEPPIEPNGIIIVYRLFYSKEISDPLVTNADKVTEVSIAGNNTSKILAKLDSITEYFFWVKASTSVGFGNASVVVRQTTMEKIKANIFHDNLPVTLTRQSTSAILDCEAYGYPKPSVMWYSSGRDLSDARKYLQLANGSLEIKHVTQKDAGEYECTASNRLGRKTVFRKLKVKTPPSPPKLIDFKKLDHTPALNISWRKWDDGNSPVTMFILEYKENNGNWKVQYISNINYYVLHGVDFTKDYYFRISALNSVGKGETSKVFHVVFGEKGSLIVKEVEEPKVGSTPEGGIQLHRNPTFLGVVMGVGVLMLIVIICLLLIAVRAGHLNTSKFHDWRQYWKKRFFGEPLPTIRQEEYDQRQSNPDQSEGSPSTNGNLADSSSSLEPIRSTHGSEISLPRSTLRAHIIQEPIIEESYPPPLPPHHSSVPSGVQPISHADGSFSDTSSEGNFGQSVYHRPTIHDTDSTARPRRYVDMNDHATYPNLYVAQRSLNGTPGNGVLGFRGHADGGSELDTASITRGQESTTDLRRFAAASRLSRPSKSQGQSQEFAQPVCPEKTATLPRPRDSGLGPSRTDLHRPGFNSKRGSSQVTPEIRAIQTPQRRDSVFSKERSPCHTFERPHGLRDRRAYDSASSEYSSSRDELISALEFGKRHNLDKYYGIPTLETMSVSSNTTNSSEQDGICKFSASPRPLGDGCYAPTPLHGPSFRSRGGNGNFLYVVDPRRRGVDRGACIQKNGSVV; this is translated from the exons AGTGGAAGACAGACCCAAAGCTCAAATCAAATGGCGACTTGTACGCACTGGGCGGTCAATAACCCAAAACATCACTGGAGTTCGTCTCTTGTTACCCAATGGTTCGTTGTATTTTCCTCCGTTTCGTCAGGGAAGTTTTGATCCTTCCATTCACAGCGCAGATTACCAGTGCATCGTCACGAACAGAGCTGGAATGATTGCTAGTAGGATAGCCAAGCTACGTGCAG TCGTAGTTGAGCCATACTTGGTGTACGCGCAGGACAGCTACATAATTCGTGGAAACAACGCCGTTATTAAGAGTGTGATTTCCGAGCATGCGCTGGACTATGTGCAAGTCATTTCGTGGCACGATGGACGTAAGGAAATTGCATTTGGAGGGAAATACTTTCTGATGCCATCTGGAGACTTAGTCATTACAAATGTGAAGGATGCTGACAAGAGCTCCATGTTTTACTGCACCACTGTCAATAAGTTAACAGGAGAGAAGGTCTTCAGTAATCCTGCCAGACTTTTTTTAAAGG ATCCGCCCAAATCCTCTCCTCCCCGGTTGTTGATTGACGCATTGAACTTAACGGTACTTGAGGGAGACGTTAGCGAACTCCAGTGTACGGCTAGTGGGTACCCTGTGCCCGCGGTAGTGGAGTACAGTTGGAAGAAAGATGGGAAACCTTTACAGATGGGAAATCGCTTCTCGATGTTCGCCGGCGGAAGCCTGCGCATTGAACAGACAACATTCCAAGATCAGGGCTTATACGAGTGTGTGGTGAAAAACAGTAGGGGATCAGCAGCTATTTCTGTACACCTTACTGTACGAG TTCCCTTGAGATTCGTGGTTCGTCCTCAAAGGAAAATCACCACAGTATCTCAGACATCTGGGTTCATCATGGAATGTAAGGTCAGCGGACAACCCAGACCTAATATCACGTGGCTTCACAATGGCTCTCCGTTGACTAGCACCAGTGGGGGCCGCATAAGTTTTACATCAGAAAGACTGGAGTATGCTGTCATTTACAGCAAAGATCTTGGTGTTTTCCAATGTCTCGCGGACAATGGCCTCGAGACCGTGCAAAGCAGTGCAATGTTGATCACAGCAG AACGAAATCCGACAGTCTCATCAAGCGTTCAAttagttgttttgaaacaagGTGAAAGCTTAAGTGTATGGTGTCGAGCATTCAGTCAATCAACGCCTGAAATCACGTGGTACCTGGATGGTGAACAGGTGTATAATGGCGCTCAGTATGGGATTACAAATACACAGCTTAGCGATGGCGGTATGCCAGGAGATAAGGGAACACAGAGCACGTTGACAGCACCAACCATGAAAGTGGAGAAAACCGGAGAATACAAATGTGTCGCTTGTAATATTGGAAATTGCACATCGCAAGTTATTCCTGTTTATATCGACG GTACTGCGAACATAACTTCATTGGCAAATGTGATCAATGCAGTTCGAGGCCAAGCCGTTCAGCTTCCCTGTACAGGTAAAGGATACCCGCTTCCTCTTATAGTACACTGGTCCAAAAGTGGCATAACTATTCCATTTGATAAGCGTCATACTGTGTCAGAGAAAAAGACCCTTACCATCTTTAGAGTTCAAAAAGGAGACGAAGGAACTTACAGATGCCGAGTAGTAAACGCCGCAAACAAGGAAGACGAACGCTTCATCGAAGTTGTAGTTAATG AACTTCCCAATATTAACATTCACGCGAATCAACCTGAATGGCATGAAGGAACAGAAGGTTCACTGACATGTTCTTACAGCGCATCGTCTCACGGGGAAGTAATCATTCAGTGGCTAAAAGACGGCAATGAACTCACCTCGAATATTTATCCACTATCCGACCTCAGTATGAGTGTAGTGAAGCTCAAGAACGTATCAGCCGCCGACTCTGGAAATTACACTTGTATTGCAAGCAACAATGTCGGCACTACAAGCGTGTCAATCAATATGGTCGTATTTG TCCCGCCAAAAATTATTCAAGAACCCGTTAATCAACAAGTGCTTAAAAGTTATACCAGCTATTTGACGTGCGCAACATCCGGGACACCACCAGCTCGTGTGGACTGGAGCAAGCTGTCTTTGGGCTTCAAACCTGTGTCCATGGATCAACCTCGGTTTGAGAAAATGCTGAATGGAACGTTGGTGATTCGAAACACAACGGACGAAGACCGCGGGAAATATTTGTGCACTGCTCGTAATGGGGTTAGTGACAAGTCGGTGAGCCGTCCAGTACAGCTCACAGTTCATG TGCCAGCTTCAATTGTTATTGCACCAGCAAACAAGACAGCCAACGTGTCAGCCAACGTGATAATCACATGCGTTGCTGTGGGTAACCTTCCAATTGAACTTGAATGGTTTAATAGATCCACTCAAATGGCAGAGAATCCCAGAGTCAAGATAAAAAGGTCTACAGAGTCAAAGTCCTATCGAGTGAATAGCACTCTAACCGTGGAAAGACTGGTGCTGGAAGACACCAgacaatattcttgtagagtgAAAAACACATTTGGAAAAGACGTTAGAACATTTCATATCAAGGCCCAGC AGAGACCATATCCTCCGTCTAAACCAGAGGTTGAGGTGGTGACTGCGAGCTCAGTGTACTTAACGTGGAGAAGAAGATTTGATGGCAATGCAGCAATCATTGAGTACACAGTAGAGTGTAAATTAACTTCCCAGAGGTGGGAACAGAGTACCAAGAGAGTGGTGTTAGGTTCGGCTCCTGGCTTTAATTGGACAGGACTCAGACCAGCCTCGAAATACAACTTTCGTGTGTACTCAAGGAATGCACTGGGGACTAGTGAGCCAAGCGTCTTTATTACCACTGAAACTCGAGAAGGAG CCCCGTCAAAGCCACCAAATCTCGTGAATGTGACAGCCATTTCGTCGAAGGAGATTTACGTACGCTGGGAG CCACCACCTCCAGATAGCAGGAACGGTGTAATCCGAGGATACTACATCACTTACAAACAAAGCAACAAACATTACCGAAGAAAAAACTTCACCGTAGATGGAGGCAAAGTTAGAAACTATGTCATATCCAATCTGCATCCATTCACGGGATACCAAATCGAGATTCAAGCATTCACACGAGCAGGAGTCAGTCCTGTATTAAGAAATGCAAAAGCTGTTGTTACACACGAGGATG TCCCAAGCCAACCTCCAACTTCAGTTTCAATCACGGTACTGAGCTCACAAAGTCTTAAGATTACGTGGAATAAACCTCCATCAAATGCGATCAACGGCAAGTTACTTGGTTATCGAGTTTATTACCACAGTATCAAAGATCCAGAGAATGTATTCAACATAACTGTGAATGATCCCAATGAAAGAAACGTAACATTGACTAGATTGGCAAAGTTTTCAACCTACAAGATCAGTGTCGTTGCATTTACACGAAAGGGCGAAGGTGTAGCTAGTCCTGCAAGAAGAGGAACAACTTTGGAAGATA TTCCCGGTCCTCCAAGCAATGTCCACGCCGTTCCTGTCTCAATCAAGACAATTCGTGTACTCTGGGAGCCCCCCATTGAACCAAATGGAATCATAATAGTATACCGACTGTTCTATAGTAAGGAGATCAGTGACCCGCTTGTAACCAACGCTGACAAGGTGACAGAAGTTTCAATTGCTGGAAATAACACCTCGAAAATACTAGCTAAACTTGATTCCATCACTGAGTACTTTTTCTGGGTGAAAGCGAGCACTTCAGTTGGGTTTGGAAACGCTTCAGTTGTAGTCAGGCAGACTACCATGGAAAAAA TCAAAGCAAATATCTTCCATGACAATTTACCCGTCACACTTACAAGACAGTCAAcatccgccattttggactgtGAAGCGTATGGCTACCCTAAGCCCTCAGTAATGTGGTACAGTAGTGGCCGCGACCTGTCTGATGCCAGAAAGTACCTGCAACTCGCCAACGGCTCTCTCGAAATCAAACACGTTACGCAAAAGGACGCTGGAGAGTACGAATGTACAGCAAGCAACagactgggaagaaaaactgTCTTCAGGAAACTAAAAGTAAAAA CACCGCCATCACCGCCAAAACTCATTGATTTCAAAAAACTGGATCACACTCCAGCTCTTAACATCAGTTGGCGCAAATGGGACGACGGGAATAGCCCCGTGACCATGTTTATTCTTgaatacaaagaaaacaacgGCAATTGGAAAGTCCAGTACATAAGCAACATCAACTATTATGTGCTACACGGCGTCGACTTTACGAAAGACTATTACTTCCGTATCTCAGCCTTAAATTCTGTCGGCAAAGGAGAAACGAGTAAAGTGTTCCATGTTGTATTTGGAG AAAAGGGATCCCTCATAGTGAAAGAAGTTGAAGAACCCAAAGTAGGGTCAACGCCCGAAGGAGGAATACAGTTGCACCGCAATCCGACTTTCCTGGGCGTTGTAATGGGAGTTGGTGTATTGATGCTTATTGTTATCATATGTTTGTTGTTGATCGCTGTAAGAGCAGGACACCTCAATACCTCCAAGTTTCATG ACTGGAGGCAATACTGGAAAAAGAGGTTTTTCGGAGAACCGCTCCCCACAATACGTCAAGAAGAATACGATCAGAG GCAAAGCAATCCTGACCAATCAGAAGGAAGCCCGTCAACCAATGGGAACCTTGCTGATTCTTCATCGTCACTGGAGCCAATCCGCTCTACGCATGGATCTGAGATAAGTCTCCCTAGAAGCACGCTAAGAGCACATATCATTCAAGAACCGATAATCGAGGAAAGTTACCCACCTCCTCTGCCACCGCACCATTCCTCAGTACCCAGCGGTGTGCAACCTATTTCCCATGCAGATGGAAGCTTCAGTGACACTTCATCAGAAGGGAATTTCGGCCAGTCCGTGTACCACAGGCCCACCATCCACGACACAGATTCCACAGCGCGACCTCGTCGCTATGTGGACATGAATGATCACGCGACTTACCCTAATCTCTATGTCGCACAAAGATCTCTGAATGGAACTCCGGGAAACGGAGTGTTGGGTTTTCGAGGGCATGCTGACGGTGGCTCAGAGCTAGATACCGCAAGTATAACAAGAGGACAGGAATCTACTACTGACCTGCGCCGTTTCGCTGCCGCCAGTCGTTTGAGTCGCCCCAGTAAAAGTCAAGGGCAAAGCCAGGAGTTCGCGCAGCCAGTTTGCCCGGAGAAGACTGCGACCTTACCTAGGCCACGTGACTCAGGTTTAGGTCCTTCTCGGACTGACCTTCATCGGCCAGGCTTCAATTCCAAACGAGGTTCCAGTCAGGTGACCCCTGAGATACGTGCTATTCAAACACCACAGAGAAGAGATTCTGTGTTTTCGAAAGAACGAAGCCCTTGTCACACATTTGAAAGGCCTCATGGATTACGAGATCGGCGTGCGTACGATTCAGCGTCCTCCGAATACAGCTCGTCACGTGACGAGTTAATATCAGCCCTTGAATTTGGTAAGAGGCATAACCTGGATAAATATTATGGAATACCAACTCTTGAGACAATGTCAGTATCTTCAAATACAACGAACAGTAGTGAACAGGATGGAATATGCAAGTTTTCGGCTAGTCCCAGACCACTCGGAGATGGGTGTTACGCACCCACGCCTTTGCATGGGCCTTCTTTTAGATCCCGTGGGGGGAATGGAAACTTTCTTTATGTTGTTGATCCGCGCAGGCGTGGTGTTGATAGAGGGGCGTGCATTCAGAAAAATGGATCAGTTGTTTGA